A window of the Arachis duranensis cultivar V14167 chromosome 5, aradu.V14167.gnm2.J7QH, whole genome shotgun sequence genome harbors these coding sequences:
- the LOC107490490 gene encoding WUSCHEL-related homeobox 1 isoform X3 translates to MWMVGYNEGGGGDHHHHQLNMVVDHHHHHHHHHPFGASGRKLRPLMPRPMTSPNNSTTTTTTTTNNNNNNNNNPCLSLVHHQGNDFFSQYHNHLLGEQNKRENGNNNNNGSAPVVVSSRWNPTPEQLRALEELYRRGTRTPSAEQIQHITAQLRRFGKIEGKNVFYWFQNHKARERQKRRRQMESSDTNNNNHPLQNNNHHRDFDSSSEKKELAASRTMVEVEQTKNWASSTNCTTLAEESVSMEREGGAGKAGVAECRADGWVQFEEGELQQRRNFMERNATWHMMMHHHSPCAAAAPPAPAPPVTHLINAPPPPPTSSSSLPLLLPLQPSKLINNNNNNLSFFISSENNYNNTTLLHLTTTHSNEEDDDVLVDNSIINIHHHHHQNENQTLQLFPLRSGDDLHHHINGKGTEISASNDAITPNHHHFFEFLPLKNN, encoded by the exons ATGTGGATGGTGGGTTACAATGAAGGTGGAGGTGgcgatcatcatcaccatcagtTAAACATGGTTGTtgatcaccatcatcatcatcaccatcatcatccaTTCGGAGCTTCTGGAAGAAAGCTAAGGCCTCTCATGCCAAGACCAATGACTTCTCCTAACAACTCAACAACaacgacaacaacaacaaccaataacaacaacaacaacaacaacaacccaTGCTTAAGCCTTGTTCATCATCAGGGCAACGATTTCTTCTCTCAATATCACAACCATTTAT TGGGAGAGCAGAACAAGAGGGAAAAtggtaacaacaacaataatggttcGGCACCGGTTGTGGTGAGTTCCCGGTGGAATCCAACGCCAGAGCAGCTGAGAGCGCTTGAGGAGCTGTACAGAAGAGGGACTCGGACGCCGTCGGCGGAGCAAATCCAACACATAACAGCGCAGCTGAGAAGGTTTGGGAAGATTGAGGGCAAGAATGTCTTTTACTGGTTTCAGAATCATAAGGCTAGGGAGAGGCAAAAGCGTCGCCGCCAGATGGAATCATCTGATACCAATAACAATAATCATCCACTTCAAAACAACAATCACCACCGTGATTTTGATTCTTCTTCTGAAAAGAAAGAACTGG CAGCAAGTAGGACAATGGTTGAAGTTGAACAGACCAAAAACTGGGCATCCTCTACAAACTGCACTACTCTTGCAGAG GAATCTGTTTCAATGGAAAGAGAGGGAGGAGCAGGAAAAGCAGGAGTGGCAGAGTGTAGAGCAGATGGATGGGTCCAATTCGAAGAAGGGGAATTACAACAAAGAAGGAACTTTATGGAAAGGAATGCCACGTGGCACATGATGATGCATCATCACTCCCCATGTGCTGCTGCTGCACCACCTGCACCTGCACCACCTGTCACACACCTCATAAATgcccctcctcctcctcctacttcttcttcctctcttcctcttcttcttcctcttcaaccaTCAAAgctcattaataataataataataatctcagCTTCTTTATTTCATCAGAAAACAATTACAACAACACCACTCTTCTCCACTTAACCACCACTCATagcaatgaagaagatgatgatgttcTTGTTGataatagtattattaacattcatcatcatcatcatcagaatgAAAATCAAACCCTTCAACTTTTCCCTCTAAGGAGCGGTGACGATCTTCATCATCACATTAACGGCAAAGGGACAGAGATATCAGCATCAAATGATGCCATCACCCCAAACCACCATCACTTCTTTGAGTTCCTTCCTTTGAAGaacaactaa
- the LOC107490491 gene encoding pentatricopeptide repeat-containing protein At1g62930, chloroplastic-like: MVLRNITPDVHTYSILIDGLCKEGKIKDAKNVLAVMTKRGVKPDVVTYNSLMDGYCLVNQVNKAKYVFNTMAQSRVLLNVQSYNIMINGLCKSKMVDEALSLFEEMHRKYLVPNMVTYNTLIDGLSKSKRISCALELLVKMHDRGPPANVVTYNSLLDGMFSIKQVDKALLLFKQMKESGIDPDICMYNVLIDGLCRGGRLVVAKEIFQDLSMKGYPPNVRTYTIMISGLCREGLFEEALALLSEMEHNGCLPNAVTFETVIRALFGKDENDMAEKLLREMVARGLLKRH, from the coding sequence ATGGTGCTTAGAAACATTACTCCTGATGTTCATACCTATAGTATTTTGATTGATGGGCTATGCAAGGAAGGAAAGATCAAAGATGCAAAAAATGTGTTGGCTGTGATGACAAAACGTGGTGTGAAACCAGATGTGGTTACTTATAACAGCTTAATGGACGGATATTGTTTGGTTAATCAGGTAAATAAGGCAAAATATGTATTCAACACAATGGCCCAAAGTAGAGTGTTACTTAATGTTCAAAGTTACAATATCATGATTAATGGCTTGTGCAAAAGTAAAATGGTCGATGAAGCCTTGAGTCTCTTTGAAGAAATGCATCGTAAGTACTTGGTTCCAAACATGGTAACTTACAACACTCTTATTGATGGCTtgagcaaatcaaagagaatatCTTGTGCTTTGGAGCTTCTTGTCAAGATGCACGATAGAGGTCCACCCGCTAATGTAGTCACTTACAATTCCTTGTTGGATGGGATGTTCAGTATCAAACAAGTTGACAAGGCACTTCTGTTATTCAAGCAAATGAAAGAGAGTGGCATTGACCCAGATATATGCATGTACAATGTACTTATTGATGGCCTATGCAGAGGTGGAAGACTTGTAGTTGCAAAAGAGATTTTTCAAGATCTTTCTATGAAAGGCTATCCTCCAAATGTGAGGACATACACTATTATGATCAGTGGGCTCTGCAGAGAGGGCTTGTTTGAAGAAGCATTGGCCCTGCTGTCGGAAATGGAACACAATGGTTGCTTACCAAATGCTGTGACTTTTGAAACTGTTATTCGTGCTTTGTTTGGAAAAGATGAGAATGACATGGCGGAGAAACTTCTTCGGGAAATGGTTGCTAGAGGCTTATTGAAGAGACACTAA
- the LOC107490490 gene encoding WUSCHEL-related homeobox 1 isoform X1, whose translation MWMVGYNEGGGGDHHHHQLNMVVDHHHHHHHHHPFGASGRKLRPLMPRPMTSPNNSTTTTTTTTNNNNNNNNNPCLSLVHHQGNDFFSQYHNHLSTVGEQNKRENGNNNNNGSAPVVVSSRWNPTPEQLRALEELYRRGTRTPSAEQIQHITAQLRRFGKIEGKNVFYWFQNHKARERQKRRRQMESSDTNNNNHPLQNNNHHRDFDSSSEKKELAASRTMVEVEQTKNWASSTNCTTLAEESVSMEREGGAGKAGVAECRADGWVQFEEGELQQRRNFMERNATWHMMMHHHSPCAAAAPPAPAPPVTHLINAPPPPPTSSSSLPLLLPLQPSKLINNNNNNLSFFISSENNYNNTTLLHLTTTHSNEEDDDVLVDNSIINIHHHHHQNENQTLQLFPLRSGDDLHHHINGKGTEISASNDAITPNHHHFFEFLPLKNN comes from the exons ATGTGGATGGTGGGTTACAATGAAGGTGGAGGTGgcgatcatcatcaccatcagtTAAACATGGTTGTtgatcaccatcatcatcatcaccatcatcatccaTTCGGAGCTTCTGGAAGAAAGCTAAGGCCTCTCATGCCAAGACCAATGACTTCTCCTAACAACTCAACAACaacgacaacaacaacaaccaataacaacaacaacaacaacaacaacccaTGCTTAAGCCTTGTTCATCATCAGGGCAACGATTTCTTCTCTCAATATCACAACCATTTAT CGACAGTGGGAGAGCAGAACAAGAGGGAAAAtggtaacaacaacaataatggttcGGCACCGGTTGTGGTGAGTTCCCGGTGGAATCCAACGCCAGAGCAGCTGAGAGCGCTTGAGGAGCTGTACAGAAGAGGGACTCGGACGCCGTCGGCGGAGCAAATCCAACACATAACAGCGCAGCTGAGAAGGTTTGGGAAGATTGAGGGCAAGAATGTCTTTTACTGGTTTCAGAATCATAAGGCTAGGGAGAGGCAAAAGCGTCGCCGCCAGATGGAATCATCTGATACCAATAACAATAATCATCCACTTCAAAACAACAATCACCACCGTGATTTTGATTCTTCTTCTGAAAAGAAAGAACTGG CAGCAAGTAGGACAATGGTTGAAGTTGAACAGACCAAAAACTGGGCATCCTCTACAAACTGCACTACTCTTGCAGAG GAATCTGTTTCAATGGAAAGAGAGGGAGGAGCAGGAAAAGCAGGAGTGGCAGAGTGTAGAGCAGATGGATGGGTCCAATTCGAAGAAGGGGAATTACAACAAAGAAGGAACTTTATGGAAAGGAATGCCACGTGGCACATGATGATGCATCATCACTCCCCATGTGCTGCTGCTGCACCACCTGCACCTGCACCACCTGTCACACACCTCATAAATgcccctcctcctcctcctacttcttcttcctctcttcctcttcttcttcctcttcaaccaTCAAAgctcattaataataataataataatctcagCTTCTTTATTTCATCAGAAAACAATTACAACAACACCACTCTTCTCCACTTAACCACCACTCATagcaatgaagaagatgatgatgttcTTGTTGataatagtattattaacattcatcatcatcatcatcagaatgAAAATCAAACCCTTCAACTTTTCCCTCTAAGGAGCGGTGACGATCTTCATCATCACATTAACGGCAAAGGGACAGAGATATCAGCATCAAATGATGCCATCACCCCAAACCACCATCACTTCTTTGAGTTCCTTCCTTTGAAGaacaactaa
- the LOC107490490 gene encoding WUSCHEL-related homeobox 1 isoform X2, which yields MWMVGYNEGGGGDHHHHQLNMVVDHHHHHHHHHPFGASGRKLRPLMPRPMTSPNNSTTTTTTTTNNNNNNNNNPCLSLVHHQGNDFFSQYHNHLSTVGEQNKRENGNNNNNGSAPVVVSSRWNPTPEQLRALEELYRRGTRTPSAEQIQHITAQLRRFGKIEGKNVFYWFQNHKARERQKRRRQMESSDTNNNNHPLQNNNHHRDFDSSSEKKELASRTMVEVEQTKNWASSTNCTTLAEESVSMEREGGAGKAGVAECRADGWVQFEEGELQQRRNFMERNATWHMMMHHHSPCAAAAPPAPAPPVTHLINAPPPPPTSSSSLPLLLPLQPSKLINNNNNNLSFFISSENNYNNTTLLHLTTTHSNEEDDDVLVDNSIINIHHHHHQNENQTLQLFPLRSGDDLHHHINGKGTEISASNDAITPNHHHFFEFLPLKNN from the exons ATGTGGATGGTGGGTTACAATGAAGGTGGAGGTGgcgatcatcatcaccatcagtTAAACATGGTTGTtgatcaccatcatcatcatcaccatcatcatccaTTCGGAGCTTCTGGAAGAAAGCTAAGGCCTCTCATGCCAAGACCAATGACTTCTCCTAACAACTCAACAACaacgacaacaacaacaaccaataacaacaacaacaacaacaacaacccaTGCTTAAGCCTTGTTCATCATCAGGGCAACGATTTCTTCTCTCAATATCACAACCATTTAT CGACAGTGGGAGAGCAGAACAAGAGGGAAAAtggtaacaacaacaataatggttcGGCACCGGTTGTGGTGAGTTCCCGGTGGAATCCAACGCCAGAGCAGCTGAGAGCGCTTGAGGAGCTGTACAGAAGAGGGACTCGGACGCCGTCGGCGGAGCAAATCCAACACATAACAGCGCAGCTGAGAAGGTTTGGGAAGATTGAGGGCAAGAATGTCTTTTACTGGTTTCAGAATCATAAGGCTAGGGAGAGGCAAAAGCGTCGCCGCCAGATGGAATCATCTGATACCAATAACAATAATCATCCACTTCAAAACAACAATCACCACCGTGATTTTGATTCTTCTTCTGAAAAGAAAGAACTGG CAAGTAGGACAATGGTTGAAGTTGAACAGACCAAAAACTGGGCATCCTCTACAAACTGCACTACTCTTGCAGAG GAATCTGTTTCAATGGAAAGAGAGGGAGGAGCAGGAAAAGCAGGAGTGGCAGAGTGTAGAGCAGATGGATGGGTCCAATTCGAAGAAGGGGAATTACAACAAAGAAGGAACTTTATGGAAAGGAATGCCACGTGGCACATGATGATGCATCATCACTCCCCATGTGCTGCTGCTGCACCACCTGCACCTGCACCACCTGTCACACACCTCATAAATgcccctcctcctcctcctacttcttcttcctctcttcctcttcttcttcctcttcaaccaTCAAAgctcattaataataataataataatctcagCTTCTTTATTTCATCAGAAAACAATTACAACAACACCACTCTTCTCCACTTAACCACCACTCATagcaatgaagaagatgatgatgttcTTGTTGataatagtattattaacattcatcatcatcatcatcagaatgAAAATCAAACCCTTCAACTTTTCCCTCTAAGGAGCGGTGACGATCTTCATCATCACATTAACGGCAAAGGGACAGAGATATCAGCATCAAATGATGCCATCACCCCAAACCACCATCACTTCTTTGAGTTCCTTCCTTTGAAGaacaactaa